Within the Thermococcus sp. genome, the region ACGTCTATTCCCTTTGTCATCGCTCCATCGATAACCACCGTCGAGCCTAGCATGTATTCAGCCTCCTTGCTGAGGAGGAACGCTATCAATGAACCCAGCTCTTCCCACTTTCCAGTCCTGTGGAGGGGCGTTCTCCCAAGAACTTCCCTTTCCCAGACTTCATAGAAGGGCTCTCCCTTCTCCTCAGCTACCTTTCTCAGGTTCTCCCTCGCGCCGGGAGTGTCAAAGCTTCCGAGGAGGACCGAATAGGCCCTTATTCCGAACTTTCCGTAGGTTCTTGAAACGCTCTTCGCGAGCTGAACCAGTCCAGCCCTTGTAACGTCCGCCAAAATGAGAGGAGGCATGGGTTCTTTTATTGAAACCGAGTTGAGGTAGATTAAAATCCCTTTCATCCCCTCCCCCAGCCACTTCTTAACAAGCAGGGTCGTGAGGTAGCCCGGGGCGACGGTGTGGAGCAGGGAAGCCTCAAGCCAGTCTTTATAGCGGGCCTCGTGGAGGAGGCACGGCTCGCAGGAAACGTTGGGCGCGTTCCATACGAGTGCATCAACCCCTTCCAAAAGACTCCACGCCTCTGTGATGAGGTTTTCCAAGTCCGCTTTCTCTTTAAGGTCTGCCTTCACCGCGTGAACTTCTCCAAAGCGGGAGAGCTCCTCCTTTGCCTTCCAGAGGTTTTTCTCGCTGGAGGAGCTTATAACAACCCTCGCGTTTCTCTTCAAAAGCTCTTTCGCGACGTTGAAGCCTATCCCTCTGGATGAGGCCGTAACGAGGACACCTATTTGGTCTAGGTCTATCCCAACCCCCATGTGCCAACCTTGGAGGCGACGGTTAATAAGCGTGCCGATTGGAGGATAGCCAGCCATTCCACAGTTTCGGGTAGTCTAATTCGTCGTTTTGATAATCACCCGGGCGAAAGAATATTAAGGTGTAAAACCTTCGGTTTTAGACAGATTTCTCGAAAAACTTTGGAGGTGATAGGGTGAAGTTCTACATCTGCAGGGAGAAGGCCGAACCAAAGCCCTTCAAGATAGCGATCATCGGTGCTGGCCCAGCAGGATTAACGGCCGCTGGTTACCTCGCCTGCAGGGGCTACGAAGTTCACGTCTACGAAAAGATGCCCGAGGGCGGAGGAATGGTGGCCTTTGCCATTCCAGAGGTTAGAATTCCAATAAAAGCGGTTAGAGAAGGCGTGAAAGACCTCGAAAAGCTCGGGGTAAACTTCCACTTCAGGACGAAGGTGGTCTACGATTCACCCAGAGAGCTCGGCGACGAGTGGGCGGAACACTTCGTCTCCCTTGAGAGGCTCCTCGGCGAGTTCGACGCGCTCCTCATTGCAACTGGCGCATGGAAGCCGAGGAAGCTCAGGGTTCCCGGTGTTGAACTGCCCGGCGTTTATGACGCCTTAACGCTCCTCCACCACATAAAGATGGCCAGAATCGGCTACTATCCCTGGGACAGGATTCCCGATCTTAAGGGAAGGCACGTCGTGATAATCGGTGCCGGCTATACAGCCGTTGACGTTGCCATCGAATCGAGGCTCCTTGGAGCTGAGAAGGTCACGATGGTCTATCGCCGTTCCCTCGAGCACAGCTACGCGAAGACCGAGATAAGGAAGCTCGTCAGCGAGGGGCTTGAGTTCATAGAGTACGCCTCTCCCGTCAGGATACTTGGGGATGGAAGAGTCCAGGGAGTTGAGTTCGCGAAGACAAGAATAGTCGAGGGAAGCGTTGTGACAACAGATGAGCGCTTTATCATCGATGCCGACGTTGTTGCTTATGCCATCGGCCAGCTACCGACTAGCCCGATAAGGGAGGTCGTCTGCGCCAACGAGGAAATCCTGAAGGAGGCGG harbors:
- a CDS encoding SDR family oxidoreductase produces the protein MGVGIDLDQIGVLVTASSRGIGFNVAKELLKRNARVVISSSSEKNLWKAKEELSRFGEVHAVKADLKEKADLENLITEAWSLLEGVDALVWNAPNVSCEPCLLHEARYKDWLEASLLHTVAPGYLTTLLVKKWLGEGMKGILIYLNSVSIKEPMPPLILADVTRAGLVQLAKSVSRTYGKFGIRAYSVLLGSFDTPGARENLRKVAEEKGEPFYEVWEREVLGRTPLHRTGKWEELGSLIAFLLSKEAEYMLGSTVVIDGAMTKGIDV
- a CDS encoding FAD-dependent oxidoreductase; translation: MKFYICREKAEPKPFKIAIIGAGPAGLTAAGYLACRGYEVHVYEKMPEGGGMVAFAIPEVRIPIKAVREGVKDLEKLGVNFHFRTKVVYDSPRELGDEWAEHFVSLERLLGEFDALLIATGAWKPRKLRVPGVELPGVYDALTLLHHIKMARIGYYPWDRIPDLKGRHVVIIGAGYTAVDVAIESRLLGAEKVTMVYRRSLEHSYAKTEIRKLVSEGLEFIEYASPVRILGDGRVQGVEFAKTRIVEGSVVTTDERFIIDADVVAYAIGQLPTSPIREVVCANEEILKEAGIFFAGDVVAPRNIGTAMREGRAKAKEIEEWLLSKAPRKVFPVPVTARLISSVTNGKC